The genomic window TGGCTTGCTCTTGTCTGTATGGGCGATCGCCCTCAGAACGATCACCCCGTACCATCTCTTCAGACAAGACGACCTGGAAGACATCCGCCCATGAACAAGCTGTCGTCGGCGCTGCCTTCCATCAGAGTAAACAACGTTTCTGGATTTACGGTCTGGAACAAAGGTTTTTTTTATGGTATCGATGCAATTGGCCTTGCCGCGGGCCAACTTTTGCAAAAAAGCGATCGCCCCTGACCTGCCATCTTGGGCACTACGAGGGGCGATCGCTCTCCAAAACACGTAACTATCTGGCAATATTCAGCACTATTGAGGGCCGCTAGACATAAAAAAGGGAGCGATCGCTCCCTTTTGTGCTCTGAGACTGAGTTATTACATCAAGCCAATTTGAGTGAGAATGCCTTGACCGGTCAGTAGTTCAGTTGCGAGACCAATCACAAAGCCCATCATGGCAAGGCGGCCATTCCAGGTTTCTGCAAACTTTGTGAAGCCAAACTTGGTGTCTTGGTTTTCCATGGTTGTAAATCCTTTGTCTAGCGCGAATCCTTATGTCATAAAATTTAACACACTATTCGCAAGTCTGCAATATTTCGACATAGAAATCTCTTGACTGAAATTCACTAATCTGCATGGTCTATTGTTGCCTAGGGATCTTCTCTATGTTGTGACGTCTATGCTATGACGGGGTACGGCGGTGATAGCCGAAGAAGTGAGGCAATTCTGCTTGGTTGACTTGTGGGCGAGTCGTTAGCCTATGAAGATCTGCCTGCTTTTTGATCGCTAGCGGTCTCTGGTGGTTTCTTATGTCTAGTTGGTCTCTCAATCAAGTCTCTGGGGCGATCGCTCCGGGTAGAGCGATGACTTGCTATGCTGTCTCGGAAGTCTTTTCGCCAACGTGAGGATATAAGGCTGTGTCGTCGCGGCTTAGGCAAGAGGATCAGCGACTCCATAACGAACTAGTTTTGGGGTTGCTATCGTTTTTTGGAGTGACGGTAGTGGGTACGGTGGGCTACCGGGTGATCGAGGGGTGGCGCTGGCTAGATGCCGCCTATATGACCGTCATCACCCTCGCAACGGTAGGTTTTTCGGAAATTCAGCCCTTGAGCGACCAAGGGCGCTTGTTCACCATTTCTCTGATTTTTATGGGGGCGGTGAGCATTGCCTACATCGCCAATCGATTTACAGAAGCCATCATTCGCGGGTATTTTCAGGAAAGACTGCGACGGCGGAGCCAACAGCGCTTGATCGATACTCTTTCCCAGCACTACATCATTTGCGGATTTGGGCGCACGGGGCAGCAGGTGGCCCTGGAGTTTGCGGCGGAAAATATTGATTTTGTGGTGATTGATGCCAGTGCGGATGCGTTGATGGAGCGAGGCGCAGAAGACTATATCACCATTCAAGCTGATGCTACGTTGGATGAAACGCTCATACAGGCTGGCATCCAACAGGCTGCTTGTTTAGTGGCAGCCCTCCCCTCTGATGCAGAAAATCTCTACACCATCCTGTCTGCCAAGACGCTGAATCCCAACATTCGGGCGATCGCCCGTGCAAACACAGCAGAGGCTCTGAAAAAGCTACAGCGGGGTGGCGCAGATGCGGTGATTTCGCCCTATATTACCGGCGGCAAGCGCATGGCGGCAGCGGCTCTCCGTCCCCAGGTGATGGATTTTGTGGACGGTATTTTGACGGGTTCTGAGCGATCGTTCTACCTGGAGGAATTTCTTCTGGAACCCGAACACTGTCCCTGCATTGGTCTCACTCTCCATCAAGCTCAGTTGCGATCGCAGTCTGGAGCTTTGGTGCTAGCTATTAAACGGGCGGATCAAACCTTGGTGCCCGGGCCCACGGCCGATACGGCGCTGCAAGCTGGAGACCTGTTAATTTGCATGGGCACGGAAGAACAACTGCGGCGGCTGAATCAACTCATGGGGCCGATCCGCCATCGCCCGCCGCGCAAGCCACGCTTTCCGTCCAAGTCCTAGAATCAACCTCCTAGAATCAACTCCCTGTAAAATGTGGACAGGTTCCTGCCACCAATCTTGATGCTGTCGATGCTGTCTCGCCTACGCATACAACAACTGGCGATTGCCCTGTTGCTCACCCTTGGCCTCACAAGTACGGTGCTGTCGCTGCAGCGCTGGCGAGAACCCTCCCTCCCTCCCGCTGAACGTCAAGAACTGCTGGCTGCCCTACTCTTACTAGGCATCGCTCCCCTAGCTGGTTCGGCATGGCTAGGGCGATCGCTCCACCAAACGGCTCAAACCGCGCAAGACCGTCGGCTGCGATCCATTTTTTTCGAAAGTCTTCGGCTAGGTCAGGGGCGGGTAAATGTTCTCATGTTTTCCATGCAGTCCCATCTCTCCGGCAGTGATGCTAAAGCCTATCTCAGCGATCGCGCCCGGGAATTCAACGCCACCTTTGATGTGGATGACTCAGGAGGGCTCACCTATTGTTTTGATCTGGGCGACTATCCAGTCGCGCTGCCTGGTGCCGAGGTGACCTACAGCGTCGTGATCACGGCGATTCCCGATATCCATCGCCGGCAGGTGATCCGGGTCTTACAAAAGCTCACGGGGCTGAGCTGGAGCGATGTTAAAGCCCTAGCGAAAGAAACCCCTGCCTTGGTGAAAACTAAAGCGTCATTGTCCCTCGCCCAGGAGCTTCGTAGCCACTTGGAAGCTGTTGGTGCAACCGTCAGCATTTTGGTAGACTAACCGGTTTCCAGTACCCACTATCCTCAACGGAGGTCTTGCAAGCGTCATGAGTCGAGTGTTCGTCGCGATCGCCGCTATCTTAGCTGCCCTTGATGTGGCTGGAGGAGCCTTCGCCTCCCATGCTCTCCGTCCCCAGATAAGCGATCGCGCCCTAGAGATTTTTGAAACTGGGGTGCGCTACCAGATGTATCATGCGCTGGCTCTGCTGCTGATTGGCATTTTGCTGGGGCGGGCTCAGTCGGGTCAGGTGCTGTTAATTGTGGCAGGGTCGCTGTTGCTGGGCGGGATCGTGCTCTTCTCCGGCAGCCTATATCTACTCAGCTTTAGCAATATCCTTTGGCTGGGGATCATCACCCCCATCGGCGGCGTTGCCTTTTTAGCTGGCTGGATCTGCTTGGCGATCGCAGCATTCACGACGAAATTTCAAACCTAATCGTCTAGAGAGAGGTTCACGATGGGCAATGTAAATTCTCCTCCTTAGTCTACAATTCAGAGAAACGAGTGAACATGACTCGGCATTACCCATCATGGATACAGGCGTCCAGCTCAGCGTTACTTTACCGATGCGTGCATGAACCACCAAGACTTGCTTGCAGGACAAATTCTAATGAATCCTTAATACGAATAGTGTAGGCTATGGAGAAAAAGGCTAGTTTGTGGATGCGATCGTCGAGTTGCCCCACCCCTTTTGGCTCTCGATCGCTCTAGCACAACTCCA from Candidatus Obscuribacterales bacterium includes these protein-coding regions:
- a CDS encoding chlorophyll a/b-binding protein; translated protein: MENQDTKFGFTKFAETWNGRLAMMGFVIGLATELLTGQGILTQIGLM
- a CDS encoding potassium channel protein is translated as MSSRLRQEDQRLHNELVLGLLSFFGVTVVGTVGYRVIEGWRWLDAAYMTVITLATVGFSEIQPLSDQGRLFTISLIFMGAVSIAYIANRFTEAIIRGYFQERLRRRSQQRLIDTLSQHYIICGFGRTGQQVALEFAAENIDFVVIDASADALMERGAEDYITIQADATLDETLIQAGIQQAACLVAALPSDAENLYTILSAKTLNPNIRAIARANTAEALKKLQRGGADAVISPYITGGKRMAAAALRPQVMDFVDGILTGSERSFYLEEFLLEPEHCPCIGLTLHQAQLRSQSGALVLAIKRADQTLVPGPTADTALQAGDLLICMGTEEQLRRLNQLMGPIRHRPPRKPRFPSKS
- a CDS encoding ribosomal protein L7/L12, translated to MLSRLRIQQLAIALLLTLGLTSTVLSLQRWREPSLPPAERQELLAALLLLGIAPLAGSAWLGRSLHQTAQTAQDRRLRSIFFESLRLGQGRVNVLMFSMQSHLSGSDAKAYLSDRAREFNATFDVDDSGGLTYCFDLGDYPVALPGAEVTYSVVITAIPDIHRRQVIRVLQKLTGLSWSDVKALAKETPALVKTKASLSLAQELRSHLEAVGATVSILVD
- a CDS encoding DUF423 domain-containing protein, with translation MSRVFVAIAAILAALDVAGGAFASHALRPQISDRALEIFETGVRYQMYHALALLLIGILLGRAQSGQVLLIVAGSLLLGGIVLFSGSLYLLSFSNILWLGIITPIGGVAFLAGWICLAIAAFTTKFQT